The Noviherbaspirillum cavernae region GTAAAGCCCCTTCCAGTTGAAGCCGAATCCGTTCCCCTTCATCATCTGTTGCGTGGCGCCCTCGTTGACGATGGGCGTCCAGATGGACTGTCCATGCCTGTGCATTGGAATCGAAACCTCATCGACAGTCGCCCCCAGTCGGCGCAGCATTCCCGACGCATTGCGCACTTTTTCGTCGACGTCAATTTCGGAATTCTCCCAGCCAAAGCCTTCGCTGATGACGGCGACGCGCAAACCCTTGAGCCCCAAATCCAGTCCACCGGTGTAGGCCTGGGGGCCGCCCGCCAAACCCTGGCGCGGGTCGAGGCCGTCGGGACCGGCAATCGCTTCCAACACCAATGCGTTGTCAGCGACATTTCTCGATATCGGACCGACATGATCAACGGTCAACTCGATCGGCATGATGCCGGTGTATGGGACCAGCCCCCAAGTCGGCTTCATTCCCACCAGTCCGCAGAATGAAGCTGGCGTACGTATGGAACCTCCTTGATCGGCGCCGATCGCGAAATCGACTTCTCCACATGCCACCAGCGCCGCCGACCCGGAGGAGGATCCACCAGCGGAATAGCCAGCTTTCCTCGGATTTTCCACCGCGCCCTTGGCGGCAGTATGCGACCCGCCCGACAGGCAATAGTATTCACAGTGCGCTTTGCCGGCGATAACGGCGCCCGCATCCAGCAGTCGGGTGACAACAGTGGCATCCATTTCTGGCACATACCCTTCCAGCACTGAGGATCCGTTCATCATCGGAACGTGAGCAACTGCGATGTTGTCCTTGATCGCAGCTCTCATTCCTTTCAGTTTTCCGTGCGGCGCGCCATGGATTTCGGTCTTCACGTACCAGGCGTTATATTTGTTTTCTTCCGGCTGCGGGTGATAGCCACTGCTTCTCGGATATTTGAGCGCAGGCGAGATCATCTGCATTTCATCTACTACCTGATATGCGCCGATCAACGACTCAAACTGAGTCAGATAGGTATTGACCGTGTCATCCGACAGGCGCAGGCTGAACTCCGCTGCAATTTCCAGTATTTCATTCTTGTGTGGCCGTGGTACCGACATGACTATCCTCGCTCTAAAAATATGACGGCGGCCCGCTTATCTGAAGACCGGGCTTACCAAACTGCTGAAGCAACCAATATCATTTAGTCGAAATATATCGACATGTTTATCACACATGTCGGAGACCTGATTCCTGGACAGCAGACCCGAAGCGACGCCTACTCACCGTCAGCCCCCATTCCCATGACTGCATACTAGTTTTCCTTTTTATTATTGTCAATAAGTATCGACAAATATGAAACATAAAATCATATACCCATGATTTTTAAGGTTTTTATTAATTTTTATCTGTCCGATATTATTGACTTTTCTTGTGCTTTTGCGTGTTCCCCGAAAACGCAGGAAGCACTCTTCAACGCCACCGCTTCTTTTTTCGCAAGACTTGAATTCGCCCTCGGATGATCGGTTTTTCTTCCTCCTGATTATTTTTTGTCGACAATGTCCGACAACATATTTGATGCCAGCCGAAGTTTGGTTTGTGTTTCTTTGGTGACCGCGTGTAATTCTGATCCCCGGCATTGATCGTCTGGTTCGCCTGAAGTTGAGGAAGCGATTATTTCGATGTTCGAACTTCAATATTCGCGGCTCGTGACGGCACGCAGAGCAGTACAGCACGCAATGGGCGGCAATCGAGCCCATCGCCTGCAAGATCGGGCACAGCAGAGACACTGCGGCGAAGGATGCGCGAGCGTGGCGCGGGTCCGCGTCCGGGAGCAAGTGCAGCCGAGCAGGAACGGCTCAAGGCGCTCGAACGGGCGGTCAGGGAGCTGCGCCGTGCCAAAGAGATCCTTCGCTTGGCCGGCGCATTTTTCAGCCAGGCAGAGCTCGACCGCCGCTTCAAGCCACGAGGGCATTCATCGACAAGTACAGGGACACCTTGGGTCGAGCCGATCTGCGAAGTGTTGCAGGTCGCACCATCTGGATGCCGGCATCACGCGGCCCGGCATTGCAACCCGGCTTCGAGAAACGCACACGAGCGGCGTGACGAAGCATTGCCGCAGGCGCGCCGGATGTCGACGCTCCTGCTATTTGTGTTTTTTGGACAGGCGCCACAACGATTGAAACAAGCTTTTTTGCAGCGATGCCAGTTCGCGACTCTCGATTGTGAGTGCGTAATTCTCATTCTTCGATGAAATGTAGACGACGGTATCGTCGCAGATGTACACCGTCATTCCCAGATCCAATTCGGATGGGGCGAACCTGAGCTCGCGCAGTGCGCTTCGGTCTGTGTCCCAGATCGGTTCCGTTTCGCGTGAGTACGATCTGACGACGTCCAGATGTATGCCACGCTTGATTCGTTCGGCGATATATCCATCCATCCAGGCGGCACCCGGAACTTCCAGCAGTTCGTGCATGGACAGGATGCCGTACAGATGTTTGGACTGGCATTCCAGTGTCGTCCACAAAGCGTGTTGTATCCCTTTTTCCCCCTCGTAAAATCTGATGCGCGGTTTGCGTGGGGTGCTATTGAACATCGAACGCAGTTCAGGGACAAGCTCGTCAAGCATGATTCGAGTTTGTTCCCATTCCCGGATCAATACGTTGGGGTCTGCGGGAACGACCTGGCGTACTCCGTCATCTCCGTGAACCTGCGTCAGCAATCCGCGACGCTCAAGCCGTGTCAGCAGATCATATCCATTGGTTCGCGTCACGCCGGCGCGCGTTGCGACGAGTGTGACCGGAGCCCCTCCCAATTCAAGAGCGGCAAGATAGAACCGCTGCTCCTTTTCGTCCAATCCTACTGCGGCAAGTTTTTCGTTCATTACAGCCTCTTGTCGACAACATTCGACATAAAAGTAAATCACCAGACGAATTTAAACCACCGAGCTCGAGAGCGCAATGCCTTAATTATGGAAAGAGAATAGTCAAGATACGGCACGATGCGGGAGCACAACATGTGGATCAACACTGCATCACCCATTGGAGGGTCTCTCTGTTTCCCGAGCCGACTTTGTGGAGCATGACCTTCTTCAATAAAAAATCAGCCTTTTTCATCCTCGCCAGGAAAATATTCCAGCACCTCGGTTCTTCGAATTTCTTGAGCTGATTCGAATTCAGATTGCCGTATTTCCTCCCTAAGGAAATGACTTTTCCAGAAAATTTCGAGCATTCCTGCCAGCCGCCGCAAATGCTCACCTTCTGCAGTAGACGCTTCAATTTGTCGAGTTCATTTGACACACGGAACCACGAATGACCGCTTACCACATATCGCTGTCGAATCATCTCATACCCGGAGGAAAAATCATGGTGATCTAGCTCGCAGCAATCAATCCAGACTTGGAATCTGATTCAGTCCGGCACGAACCTTCGTGCCTTAACTTATATAGCAAGACATATTCAAGAAAAATTTTATGACCTCACCTTTATCAAATACTCCTGTAGGCTTGCAGTCCACCATCGCTTCTCTCAACATTTCGAACAACAGCTCTACAAATGCGCCCGTAGAACAGAAGAAACTTTTTGTAAGCCTTGATGAGTTTATAAAAATCAGTGAAGAGCATGACTCCGGCCTGCACACGATTCTGGTTGGCGGCGGTCCTCGGTCGGTCGCCCAGGCCGTTTCCGAAATGGAACTACTGCGCAGCCATAAGCAGGATTTCCTTGAGCTGCAGGCATTAGGCGCAGAGTACGATATCCAAACCACCATCATCGAGCGGAAAGGTGCGGACTACGTCGCTCGCGGCAACGCTTGGGGGCCGGATCAAGGAGAAGGCACGGTGAATACGACGCCGGAGGCCGCCCAGAACCACAAGCCCCGCTTGCAAGAATTTTACAAGCAAGAGCGCTCAGAGCTGCAAGCCAAGTACGATGAAAAAAATCCCATAGCAGGTTCGACTCTGGCCAGCGCATTCCAGCAGCCGGATGGCACCGAAGAAGCTCCCAACGTTACTCGCGCCGCTATCACTCGTCAGGATCAGGGCCGCGAAGAGCTGGACAACTTCAAAAAAATGCATGGAGAAATCCAGAACGAATTTCCCTTCTACAAATTGCGCGTGATCACCGATACCTCGGTCGACAAGATCGATCTCAGTGCCCCCAACCACCCTCAGGTTCTGGCAAAACCGGTGGCTTCCGGTGGCGCTGCCCGCAGGCTGATGGCAAATGCACTGGTGCTTAATACCGGCACGACTGTGCAGAATCCCATTAGCGATCCCAACGTTCGGAAACATACCTTCTCCGCGCCGATGGATCAGACTGCTGTGTCCGAATTCCTGAAAAACAAGGGCCTGCTGGATGACGAAGGTCAATTGAAAGAAGGTGTGAAGCTTGCGGTCGGCGGTACCGGATTGTCTCTGTATGATCAGTTGATTACCCTGCAACCATCGATGAAACTGATGGAGCGCGATGAGAGCTCGCCCTTCGGCTACAAGCTGACCGACTCCGCCAAGGAGAAATATCAGGGTGCCCTGACCGTCATCAGCAATACGCCTGGAAAATGGATTCCTCCGCGCCATGCGAATAATGCGCAATGGACGCAGGAAAAAGCCGCGTTGACCACACCGGAAGAGCTGCATGCAATGCTCCTGCACAAGGACGGTTGTGAAATTTATGATGCATCGTTCAAGCTCGCCATTGCATCGGTCGCCAATACCCTCGGGATCACGCCGAAACAAGTGACGCAAAGCGGATTGACCACCAAGGAACTGTTGCTGGCACAGGGCGCTTCTACGGAGCAGCACGTCGCCAAACTGGCGGAGGCCTCACATCTGGAGGGCGAAGCGCGTGAACAGGCTCTGAAGGAAGCGACCTGGACCCTTGAAGGTGCGCGTCGTCAAGCTTTTCTGTCCACCATGCTGGGCCTGGGCATGACCTCTGACATTCCGAAAACCATTCAACGCATGGAAGAGCTGGCACCGCACACCTTCAAAGGCCGTTCCGGCTACTTGATCGAGCGTGCTCAGCCAGCTGGCGTCACCAGCCCTGAGACCGCGGCGCATGAAAGCAATCGTGAGCAGATGAATGCATTGACCGTCGCCACGAACGACATCACCGCATCGCCGTGGCGGGTGCACGAATTGGGCGTGATGCTGATGGAGGCGGGCATCATCAAGTACGAGTCCGGCAGCTACAACAATCTAAAGGCCGACGAAAACGATCAGCAGCTCAGCTTCACGCCACATGGCGAGGGTGCCGAAGTAAAACAATTCGACGCCTTCATCGTTTCGCCGACATTCAATCGCAAAGCCGAGCCTGCGCTGCAATCGCTCACAGGCCAGGTCAAACCTATCGATCCAAGCATTCCTGATCTGCCTGACGTAACCTCGAATCGCATGCTGCTCAGCCCAAATGGCAAACCCGTTAACGTTCAGGACTACGGCTATAACGGCACGGGCGATGCTCATCCGAAAACAAAGTCCAAGATCGGCCTGAAGGCTTACGACGTGAACAATCGTGATTCAGCCTATGATGTTTCTCCGGGTCTGGCACTCCGTCGCATGGCTCGCGCCCATTTGAATGCGGCAGGATTGAATCTGGGCAGCGATGAGATTATTGAATCGTTCTACAGGAGACATGCTCACGTGACCGATAAAAGTTATAGCGAGGAAACTGCTAAATTCAAGGAGCACTTCACGAACGCCATGGACAAGGCTGCTTTTGTAAACGCAGTGGAAAATGCCGTCGAACAGATTCCTGCGCCACTCCGGGAACTCAAAGGAAATATCTTCAGCACGTCGATTGAAGAATTTTCCCACACGCAGGCCGGTCGAGAAAAAGCGATCATTGTCGGCCGGACCGAGAATCCGCAAAGTCTGAAAGATTTGACGCCAGAGGAATTCGTGGCTGCGCGCCGTCAGCGCCTTTTCGCGGAAGCCATGGATGATTTCGATGCTACACGCGGCACGGACCGGGGAAACCTGCCAAAGTTCGAACCGGCAAGCAAAGAAAGCTATTTCAAGCGCTACATCGATTATCCGATGCATGTACATGAAGCGGTGTATCAGGAAGCCTTGAAGCATGCGACCGGTTTTTTGCAATCGAAAAATGAAGAAGGCAAGAAGCAAAGCGCAAAAACATCCGTTGAGCACACAAGAATCATGGCTCAACAAACCAGTAAAGTCTGATAGGAGCACAACGTTCAACTCAAAGTGAAATGTCTTGAGTCAAGCCAAGGGGAACCATGAGGTTTCCCTTGGCTAACACGACTGCATGATCAAGCGCGTGGAATACCCTCATGGCGCATCATTCCTTTCTCGCGATCGCCTTCCACATTCAGCACCTTGCCCAGGCCGAGGAACATGTTGGCCAGGATCAGGATCGCGGAGGTAGTCGCGATGTAGATCACGGACAGCACAGCCAGTGTCGGGGCGGTGAATTCACGCACGTAGTTGTACATCGCGACCGGCAGGGTCTGCGTCGCCTGCGCGGTGATGAACATCGAGGCGGTGAATTCGTTGAACGACATGATCGAGGCGAACAGCCAGCCGCCGAAAAAACCCGGCACGATCAGCGGCGAGGCGAGGATCGCCTGCAGCGTTGCCTTGTACGGAAACGCATGGCGCTTGACGGAGATGGCGAGTGCCGTGCCGACGATCAAGGCAATCGTTGACGCCCATGCCATCACGATGACGGCTGGACCAAGCAGGTCCGCAAAAGTTTTTTGAAATAGACTGTGCATGGTCTTCAGCGGAACGCGAGGAAGATGCCATGAGCACAGCAGCACTGACGGCAAGGGAGCGTAACGAGACCCGCGTGACTACGCCGCCGATGTCCTTCAGCACCGCGTCGATGGCCTACACCTTGTCGTGCCAGTCCTTCTGCTCCTTGGGAGAACGGTAGAAGATGGAATTGGTCTGCTCGCCTTCCTTGCAGGTCAGGCGGTCGATGCCGCCGGGCATTCGTGCGTACGGGTGCAACGCTACCGGCTGATCGCGTTCGGCGCGGACTGTCCGGGCCGGCCTTCGCGTCCGCTTTCCTCGTCGAGGACGGATGGCATCGGATCGCCTGCGGCATCGTCTCTTCCCTGGATCAATACCGGATTGTTGCCCATCGTGATGCCGTCGCGCGTGATGGTGCAGCCGGCGAGCCAGGCGGATATGGCAACAACAAGAAGCAGCAGACGTGTCATTGAACCCTCCTCGCATGGCTATGCGTATTAGAGCTCGGATCGGCGCGCCGGTTCAAGGGCGGGACGGCTGACGCATCCTTTCTCGATGCTTGTTGATGCAGGTATATAGTGACTATGCGGCGGCTGTGCGGCGGCCACGCGAAGGCTTTCCGGCGCGAAAGCAGGGTGCGCTGATGCGCCCGCCATCAACCCGGTTGCAGATGCGTTTTCAGCAAGGCCGTGAACTCGTCCGCCGCGATCGGCTTGCTGAAGTAGTAGCCCTGCATCTCGTCGCACGCGTGTTCGCGCAGGAAGGCTTCCTGCTCCATCGTCTCGACGCCTTCGGCCACCACGGTGAGGCTCAAGGTCTTGCCCATCGCGATGATGGCTTCCGTGATCGCCTTGTCGTCGGCGCTGGTGGCGATGTCGCGAATGAACGAGCGGTCCACCTTCAGCGTGTCGATCGGGAAGTTCTTGAGCTGGCCGAGCGATGAGTAGCCCGTGCCGAAGTCGTCGATGGCCAGCCGCACGCCCATCGCCTTGATCGCCGTCAACAGCTTGATCGCGCGCTCCGGATGATGCACCACCATCCCTTCCGTGATTTCGATTTCGAGCAGGTGCGGCGCAAGGCCGGTCTCCGCCAGCACGGCGGCGATGTCGCCCAGCAGATTTTCGTCGGCAAACTGGCGCACGGAGAGATTGACCGCGACACAGATCGGCGGCAGGCCCTGCCGCTGCCACGCCATATTCTGTTCGCAGGCGGTGCGCAGCACCCATTTGCCGATCGGCACGATCATGCCTGTTTCTTCGGCGACCGGGATGAAGCGGTTCGGCGCGACGGAACCCAGTTCCGCGTTCTGCCAGCGCAGCAGCGCCTCCACGCCGGTGATCGACCCCTTCTTCAAATCGAGCTTGGCCTGATAGTGCAGCGAGAATTCATCGTGCTCCATCGCGTGCCGCAGGTTTGCTTCCAGCGTCAGGCGCTCCAGCGACAGCGTCTTGATATCGGTCGAATAGAACTGGAAATTGTTCTTGCCCTCTTCCTTCGCGTAGTACATCGCGATGTCGGCATTCTTCATCAGCGTCTGTTCATCCTGTCCGTGTTCGGGGAAGGTCGCGATGCCGATGCTGGCGGTGACGCGGCACTCCTGGCCCATCAGCATGATCGGCTTCAACGCTGCCGACAGTATCCTGCGCGCGACGACAGCGATCTGCTCGCTGTCTTCCGACTCCTGGATCAGGATGACGAACTCGTCGCCGCCCAGCCGCGCCAGCACGTCGCTGGCGCGCAGCACCTGCTTGAAGCGCGCGGCGATCTCCTTCAACAGCCGGTCGCCCGCCTCATGGCCGAGTGTGTCGTTGACGAACTTGAAGCGGTCGAGGTCGATGAACAGCACCGCGAAGTTGCGCTTGTGGCGCTGCGATGTCGAGATCGCGTGATTCACCAGTTCGCTGAACATCAGACGGTTCGGCAGCCTGGTCAGACCGTCGTGCGTCGCGAGAAACTGGATGCGCTCCTCGGCGATCTTCTGCTCGGTGATTTCGCGCGACACGCCGCGATAGCCGAGGAACTGCCCCTCGTTGTCCACCACCGGTTCGCCGCTGACGCTGATGTAGTAAGGCCGGCCGCCGGGCAGCAGGCGGTACATGATGACGTCGCGGAACGATTCGCCACCGTCAAGCAGCACGCGATGCGCATCCCAGCCGCCGCCGGCCTGGATTTCCAGCTCCGTCTCCCACGGCCGCCGCCCGAGGAAGGAACGCTGCGTCGCCATCACGTTGGTATGGCGGCTGTCCATGCGCGTGTAGCGGAACTCGCTGTCCTGTTCCCAGTACCAGTCGGTGGAGAGATTGGTCAATCCGCGAAAGCGCGCCTCGCTCTCGCGCAATGCCCGCTCCACCTTGCGCCGTTCGGTCACGTCGCGCAGCATGCCGCGAAATCCTGACGGCTCGCCGTCGGCATTGACGATGAGCTTCACCGAACCTTCGCTGACTACCTTGCGGCCATCCTTGCGTATTGTTTCCCAGTCATAGCCGTTTGACGGCACGCCGGTCTGATAGACCTCGTTGAATGCCTTCAGCACACGCACCGCGACTTCGGGCGACTGGAAGTCGCGATAGCTGCGCCCGATCACTTCGCTTTCGTCGTAGCCGACCATGCGGCAGAAGGCCCTGTTGACGAGCACGTAGTTTCCCTGCCGGTCGACTTCGTAGTATGCGTCTTCGATGGTTTCGAGAATGTTGCGATACTTCTCCTCGCTCTCTCGCAGCGCCTGTTCGGCCTTGCGGCGTTCGGCCTCGCGCGCGAAATTGCCGAGCGCGAAAGAGATGTTGCGCGCCATGCGTTCGATCAGCTCGATCGTTTCGGCGTCGAATGCATTCCTTTCGATGGAGTAAAAGACCAGCACGCCGATCACGCGTTCATCGAGCAGCAACGGTACCGCCGCGCCCGAGTGGATTCCGCCGCGCCGCGCCGAGTCGTGCCATGGCCGCGTGCGCTCGTCGTTCAGGAAGTCGTTGCTGTGGCAGGCGACGCCGCTGCGGTATGCAAGGCCGACCAGCCCTTGGCCCTGCTCGGAATCCGCGTCGATCGAAATGCCGGCACCGCCGCCGATCTTCTGCGCCTGCGTGCCGGCGACCGCGACCACCTTGATCGCCCCGCTGTCGGCGTCGGGAATGGCAATGGCCGTGACACGGAATTTTCCGCCATCGACGGCGGCATGGCACACGCGCTCATACAGTTCGGGCGCCACCGTGGCGCGCAGGATTGCCTCGTTGGTCGCGTTCAATACGGCG contains the following coding sequences:
- a CDS encoding bifunctional diguanylate cyclase/phosphodiesterase, with the translated sequence MKIDSLDRDDERLRHLVAMYAVLNATNEAILRATVAPELYERVCHAAVDGGKFRVTAIAIPDADSGAIKVVAVAGTQAQKIGGGAGISIDADSEQGQGLVGLAYRSGVACHSNDFLNDERTRPWHDSARRGGIHSGAAVPLLLDERVIGVLVFYSIERNAFDAETIELIERMARNISFALGNFAREAERRKAEQALRESEEKYRNILETIEDAYYEVDRQGNYVLVNRAFCRMVGYDESEVIGRSYRDFQSPEVAVRVLKAFNEVYQTGVPSNGYDWETIRKDGRKVVSEGSVKLIVNADGEPSGFRGMLRDVTERRKVERALRESEARFRGLTNLSTDWYWEQDSEFRYTRMDSRHTNVMATQRSFLGRRPWETELEIQAGGGWDAHRVLLDGGESFRDVIMYRLLPGGRPYYISVSGEPVVDNEGQFLGYRGVSREITEQKIAEERIQFLATHDGLTRLPNRLMFSELVNHAISTSQRHKRNFAVLFIDLDRFKFVNDTLGHEAGDRLLKEIAARFKQVLRASDVLARLGGDEFVILIQESEDSEQIAVVARRILSAALKPIMLMGQECRVTASIGIATFPEHGQDEQTLMKNADIAMYYAKEEGKNNFQFYSTDIKTLSLERLTLEANLRHAMEHDEFSLHYQAKLDLKKGSITGVEALLRWQNAELGSVAPNRFIPVAEETGMIVPIGKWVLRTACEQNMAWQRQGLPPICVAVNLSVRQFADENLLGDIAAVLAETGLAPHLLEIEITEGMVVHHPERAIKLLTAIKAMGVRLAIDDFGTGYSSLGQLKNFPIDTLKVDRSFIRDIATSADDKAITEAIIAMGKTLSLTVVAEGVETMEQEAFLREHACDEMQGYYFSKPIAADEFTALLKTHLQPG
- a CDS encoding TrmB family transcriptional regulator; translation: MNEKLAAVGLDEKEQRFYLAALELGGAPVTLVATRAGVTRTNGYDLLTRLERRGLLTQVHGDDGVRQVVPADPNVLIREWEQTRIMLDELVPELRSMFNSTPRKPRIRFYEGEKGIQHALWTTLECQSKHLYGILSMHELLEVPGAAWMDGYIAERIKRGIHLDVVRSYSRETEPIWDTDRSALRELRFAPSELDLGMTVYICDDTVVYISSKNENYALTIESRELASLQKSLFQSLWRLSKKHK
- a CDS encoding ABC transporter permease, with the translated sequence MHSLFQKTFADLLGPAVIVMAWASTIALIVGTALAISVKRHAFPYKATLQAILASPLIVPGFFGGWLFASIMSFNEFTASMFITAQATQTLPVAMYNYVREFTAPTLAVLSVIYIATTSAILILANMFLGLGKVLNVEGDREKGMMRHEGIPRA
- a CDS encoding amidase — its product is MSVPRPHKNEILEIAAEFSLRLSDDTVNTYLTQFESLIGAYQVVDEMQMISPALKYPRSSGYHPQPEENKYNAWYVKTEIHGAPHGKLKGMRAAIKDNIAVAHVPMMNGSSVLEGYVPEMDATVVTRLLDAGAVIAGKAHCEYYCLSGGSHTAAKGAVENPRKAGYSAGGSSSGSAALVACGEVDFAIGADQGGSIRTPASFCGLVGMKPTWGLVPYTGIMPIELTVDHVGPISRNVADNALVLEAIAGPDGLDPRQGLAGGPQAYTGGLDLGLKGLRVAVISEGFGWENSEIDVDEKVRNASGMLRRLGATVDEVSIPMHRHGQSIWTPIVNEGATQQMMKGNGFGFNWKGLYMPSLMEAHAQWRHRADELSETLKFTMVAGEFMTRVGKGTFYAKAQNLARQLRGAYDTVLADYDVLLMPTLPMKATPLPPVDAPLELVFQRAWEMMANTSPFDVTGHPALQVPCGMSDGLPIGMMLIGRCFDEAKLYQVASAYEKEVDWQMF